A stretch of Aedes aegypti strain LVP_AGWG chromosome 2, AaegL5.0 Primary Assembly, whole genome shotgun sequence DNA encodes these proteins:
- the LOC5572076 gene encoding uncharacterized protein LOC5572076: MRNLDKLWWWRPNPTPLNRISLPKCNCSRTLLLAGLVLLCFSSLSVVQTGPVTRSRRMLREIHGEITDTNVQNVTNFIADTCLYDGTQVSRTSITCEKKHGCRAIQKTGECCPDYQCECQRDGKVYSNGEKVFDPETPCRVCYCQGGEISCSQVSCYKRHDCEPKFIPGRCCPEYDNCPPLENSNTAEPTSPSSVSSELKETEIDAEDLLDAENKKLSSITSNDVTTSGTTTTSSTTTSTTTATTEGSTPAKLQIPAASNNPLGIKIKEITKPEEIRLTDSRPKITTTTNSASSIEVTAHPSTEVSSSTSGHSEEANNLEHLDLNVTDDGDVGMKNVRHTEDELTANATVEFVDSNESSTAGPSDSSPSSSDEVESSSESISSTTARMTAPPTMSTTTAMPDDVSDEVTKKDKPLPAVVQIGDKLVIVDHNQPKPITVIQVEEVAGLQRGDDDISYDQEMYTDRAPETPKQMKLDSGEGEMLSTQADSSVAFETVYHGGSTENLASEEVFETQHYTEGPETSAERNETQGDQLSASSEEFIQLPASSDKPARLEEEHTTLNSLATSVEEGSTTLADLAINSASSEASGDEVYETHFYTEGPGSSSETTEVSVNAIGESSEAVTPMKELQSDDMATQRKPYIEDDEHDLIQPGFQPIPEDFSLPLRDQPAMDDDMEPSTASAKSERKENVGTPKILSEVFEYKHNVSSTTETSNETESEATISPSWLKDEPKAMFRAPGEPHLIPEWERNNVTVSNSSSEEEFSGAGEFHVLKMNSEEYMDSSSEGSGASSTRKEPEETTLAPSKSILQDIDSSESGSLSESDSVRHNPKNDAESVKYDEDENSTVQEALPKQVKSSV, encoded by the exons GTCCAGTGACCAGGTCACGTCGAATGCTGCGAGAGATTCACGGTGAGATCACGGATACGAACGTTCAGAATGTCACCAACTTTATCG CTGACACATGTCTCTACGATGGAACGCAAGTGTCTCGGACGAGTATCACATGCGAAAAGAAGCACGGttgtagggcgattcaaaagaCGGGCGAATGCTGTCCCGACTATCAGTGTG AATGTCAACGGGATGGAAAAGTTTACTCCAATGGAGAGAAGGTGTTCGATCCGGAAACGCCTTGCCGTGTGTGCTACTGCCAAg GAGGAGAGATCTCTTGCAGTCAAGTATCCTGCTATAAACGACACGATTGTGAACCGAAGTTCATTCCTGGTAGATGCTGTCCGGAATACGACAACTGCCCTCCTCTAG AAAATTCCAACACCGCGGAACCCACCTCGCCGAGCAGCGTGTCCAGCGAGCTGAAGGAAACCGAAATCGATGCTGAAGACCTGCTCGATGCGGAGAACAAAAAGCTATCGTCGATAACATCCAACGACGTTACAACATCTGGTACAACTACGACAAGCAGCACAACGACAAGCACCACAACCGCCACCACCGAAGGTTCGACACCGGCCAAGTTGCAAATCCCAGCCGCCAGCAACAACCCGCTAGGtatcaaaatcaaggaaatCACCAAACCGGAAGAGATCCGACTGACCGATTCCAGACCAAAAATCACCACTACGACCAACAGCGCTAGCAGCATCGAAGTTACAGCTCACCCTTCGACGGAAGTGTCTTCATCTACGTCGGGACACAGCGAGGAAGCCAACAATCTGGAACATTTGGATCTGAACGTGACCGATGATGGTGACGTTGGAATGAAGAACGTTCGACACACAGAAGACGAGCTGACGGCGAATGCTACGGTTGAGTTTGTAGACTCGAATGAGAGTTCGACAGCTGGTCCGTCCGATTCGTCGCCATCATCCTCTGATGAAGTGGAATCATCATCGGAGTCGATCAGTTCGACTACAGCTAGGATGACTGCTCCACCAACGATGTCGACAACAACCGCCATGCCCGATGATGTTTCCGACGAGGTGACCAAGAAGGACAAGCCACTACCAGCCGTTGTCCAGATCGGAGATAAGCTCGTAATTGTGGATCACAATCAGCCGAAGCCGATCACGGTCATTCAGGTCGAAGAGGTAGCTGGATTGCAACGGGGAGATGACGACATTTCATACGACCAAGAAATGTACACGGATCGGGCTCCGGAGACTCCGAAACAGATGAAGCTGGACAGTGGAGAAGGAGAGATGTTGTCTACGCAGGCGGATTCGAGTGTTGCGTTCGAGACGGTGTACCACGGAGGATCGACTGAGAATCTTGCTTCGGAAGAGGTTTTCGAGACGCAGCATTACACTGAAGGACCCGAGACCAGTGCGGAAAGAAACGAAACTCAAGGCGATCAGCTGTCTGCGAGTAGTGAGGAGTTCATACAGTTACCGGCTTCGTCGGACAAGCCAGCAAGGTTGGAAGAAGAGCATACGACGCTGAATTCGTTGGCCACGAGTGTTGAGGAAGGCAGTACGACACTGGCAGATCTGGCAATAAACTCGGCTAGCTCAGAGGCTTCGGGAGATGAAGTGTATGAAACGCATTTCTACACCGAAGGACCGGGAAGTTCATCGGAAACCACAGAAGTTTCTGTAAATGCGATTGGCGAGTCGTCGGAAGCAGTGACTCCAATGAAAGAGCTTCAATCGGACGACATGGCGACTCAGAGGAAGCCATACATCGAAGACGATGAACATGATTTGATTCAACCTGGTTTCCAACCCATTCCGGAAGATTTCAGTTTACCACTGAGGGATCAGCCAGCGATGGACGATGATATGGAACCTTCCACAGCTTCTGCGAAGAGTGAACGCAAGGAAAATGTCGGAACGCCGAAGATTCTGTCGGAGGTCTTCGAATACAAGCATAATGTGAGTAGTACAACAGAAACTTCGAACGAAACGGAGTCTGAGGCGACTATCTCGCCATCGTGGTTGAAAGACGAACCGAAGGCAATGTTCCGGGCACCGGGTGAACCTCATTTGATTCCAGAATGGGAGCGAAACAATGTAACAGTCAGCAATTCGTCATCGGAAGAAGAATTCAGTGGGGCCGGAGAGTTTCACGTATTGAAAATGAACTCCGAAGAGTACATGGATAGTTCTTCCGAGGGAAGTGGCGCGAGTTCGACAAGAAAGGAGCCAGAGGAAACGACTCTAGCGCCTTCAAAAAGTATCCTACAGGATATTGACTCGTCGGAAAGCGGGTCCCTTTCGGAATCGGACAGTGTGAGGCATAACCCAAAAAATGATGCCGAAAGTGTCAAGTACGACGAAGATGAGAACAGCACTGTTCAAGAGGCACTTCCCAAACAAGTGAAATCTAGTGTCTGA